A single genomic interval of Gallaecimonas xiamenensis 3-C-1 harbors:
- the accA gene encoding acetyl-CoA carboxylase carboxyl transferase subunit alpha, whose translation MSLNFLEFEQPIAELLAQIEELKAVGDNNGVDLNLNEEIGRLNDKCDELTRKIFSDLTPWQVAQLARHPQRPYTYDYVKHIFTEFDELAGDRAYADDKAIVGGVARLEGEPVMVIGHQKGRDVRERTKRNFGMPRPEGYRKALRLMQMAERFKMPIMTFIDTPGAYPGVGAEERGQSEAIARNLKVMATLKVPVICTVIGEGGSGGALAIGVGDRVNMLQYSTYSVISPEGCASILWKSADKASVAAEAMGITAGRLKELKLIDTVIEEPLGGAHRNATLTAERLKSRLITDLDALRGLDGDTLLDTRYERLMGYGYC comes from the coding sequence ATGAGCCTTAACTTTTTGGAATTCGAACAACCTATCGCCGAACTGCTTGCCCAGATCGAAGAACTCAAGGCGGTAGGCGACAACAACGGTGTCGATCTCAACCTCAACGAGGAGATCGGCCGTCTTAACGACAAATGTGACGAACTGACCAGGAAGATTTTCAGCGATCTGACCCCCTGGCAGGTGGCTCAGCTGGCCCGTCACCCACAGCGCCCTTACACCTATGACTACGTCAAACACATCTTCACCGAGTTTGACGAGTTGGCCGGTGACCGCGCCTATGCCGACGACAAGGCCATTGTCGGTGGCGTTGCCCGCCTGGAAGGGGAGCCGGTGATGGTGATCGGCCACCAGAAGGGCCGCGACGTGCGTGAACGCACCAAGCGTAACTTCGGCATGCCGCGCCCCGAAGGCTACCGCAAGGCCCTGCGCCTAATGCAGATGGCCGAGCGCTTTAAGATGCCGATCATGACCTTTATCGACACCCCCGGTGCCTACCCGGGTGTGGGCGCCGAAGAGCGCGGCCAGTCCGAAGCCATCGCCCGCAACCTAAAGGTCATGGCCACCCTCAAGGTGCCGGTGATCTGTACCGTTATCGGTGAAGGCGGCTCCGGCGGCGCCCTGGCCATCGGCGTGGGTGACCGGGTCAACATGCTGCAATACTCCACCTACTCGGTGATCTCCCCCGAAGGCTGCGCCTCCATCCTGTGGAAGAGCGCCGACAAGGCCAGCGTGGCCGCCGAGGCCATGGGCATCACCGCCGGGCGCCTCAAGGAACTCAAGCTCATCGACACCGTTATCGAAGAGCCCCTGGGCGGCGCCCACCGTAACGCCACCTTGACGGCCGAGCGCCTCAAGTCCCGCCTTATCACCGACCTTGACGCCCTGCGCGGCCTGGACGGTGACACCCTGCTGGACACCCGTTACGAGCGCCTGATGGGGTACGGCTACTGCTGA
- the tilS gene encoding tRNA lysidine(34) synthetase TilS: MQAVLDALDTQLSPRLGGGSVILALSGGLDSLLLLHALAPWCQQQGHPLKAVHVHHGLSANADAWVAHCQAACDHLQVPLAVHRLNLQKGPRQSLEALARDGRYQALAAAMAPGDCLVTGHHQDDQAETFLLAARRGSGLEGLAAMPVARAFGPGLLVRPLLGLSRQQLEHEAQGLHWVEDESNQDTAFDRNFLRQRLLPQANQRLGGFSQGLARSAGLLQQELPARDWLLAQELRRRCLADGSLDLAEVPSEAAALLLRAWTAELGLSLSHNSLAQMLSQQQAREDASVRVGPFGRFQGRWYLIPQALGEVELHWQSGLGLASIQGLELTQGLPGSTSFHPHDRDKGRTLKKLWQEWGIPPWLRAHWPLLVDKNGVLVAVPGLAVSQPLAVTDGQFPTLAAPSALMAFQRLP, from the coding sequence ATGCAGGCTGTACTCGACGCCCTCGATACACAACTGAGCCCCCGCCTTGGCGGGGGCTCTGTGATCCTGGCCCTGTCCGGTGGCCTGGACTCCCTGCTGTTGCTCCATGCCCTGGCCCCTTGGTGCCAACAGCAAGGGCATCCCCTCAAGGCGGTCCATGTCCACCATGGCCTCTCTGCCAACGCCGACGCCTGGGTTGCCCATTGCCAGGCTGCCTGTGACCACTTACAAGTGCCCTTGGCCGTCCACCGCCTAAACCTGCAAAAAGGCCCGCGCCAAAGCCTGGAAGCCCTGGCCAGGGACGGGCGTTACCAGGCGCTGGCGGCGGCCATGGCGCCGGGGGATTGCCTGGTCACCGGCCACCACCAGGACGACCAGGCCGAAACCTTCCTGCTGGCGGCCCGCCGGGGCTCGGGCCTTGAGGGGCTCGCTGCCATGCCGGTGGCCAGGGCCTTTGGCCCGGGGCTTTTGGTCAGGCCGCTGTTGGGGCTGAGTCGCCAACAGCTGGAACACGAAGCCCAGGGCCTTCATTGGGTGGAAGACGAGTCCAACCAAGACACCGCCTTTGACCGCAACTTCCTGCGCCAACGGCTTCTGCCCCAAGCCAACCAAAGGCTGGGGGGCTTTAGCCAGGGCTTGGCCCGCAGCGCCGGGCTCTTGCAGCAGGAGCTGCCGGCCCGGGACTGGCTGCTGGCCCAGGAGCTAAGGCGCCGCTGTCTGGCTGACGGTAGTTTGGATCTTGCCGAGGTGCCGTCCGAGGCGGCGGCCTTGCTGCTAAGGGCCTGGACTGCTGAGCTGGGGCTCAGCCTGTCCCATAACAGCCTGGCCCAGATGCTGAGCCAGCAGCAGGCCAGGGAGGACGCTTCGGTGCGGGTGGGTCCCTTTGGCCGCTTCCAGGGCCGCTGGTACCTGATACCGCAGGCCCTTGGGGAAGTTGAGCTGCACTGGCAGAGCGGCCTGGGCCTGGCCAGCATCCAGGGCCTGGAATTGACTCAGGGGCTGCCTGGCAGCACGTCTTTTCACCCCCATGACAGGGACAAGGGCCGGACCTTGAAGAAACTGTGGCAGGAATGGGGCATTCCCCCCTGGCTCAGGGCCCATTGGCCGCTGCTGGTGGATAAGAACGGCGTTCTGGTGGCGGTGCCGGGTCTGGCGGTCAGCCAACCCCTGGCCGTCACCGACGGCCAATTTCCCACCCTGGCGGCCCCTTCGGCCTTGATGGCCTTCCAGCGCCTGCCTTAA
- a CDS encoding patatin-like phospholipase family protein yields MFNPVHTALILSGGGARAAYQVGVLKAIGRWQGPHRGLPFHILSGTSAGAINATALAAWASCLCKGVKQLEGVWSQFHTGQVFHADLWHLSSHLTRRLARFFQADYARQLQPCLLNPAPLQKLLADNIPFGRLEHQLTRGRLRALAITASSYSQRTSVSFFTAVKDCHPWQRARRMGVRAHLNEAHLMASTALPFLFPPVRIKNQYFADGTIHQLSPLSPAIHLGAERILVIGTQHHQIPVQNRNPSHPPTVGAIAGHMLDTIFTDALNADMERAWRINQTLELVPERKRQQLALRPLNVMVIQPSQDLDKLAARHYKVLPKTVRWLLGRVGVADEAESSLLSYLLFESPYCKELIALGEADAEAQRGALAPHLGLV; encoded by the coding sequence ATGTTCAACCCTGTCCACACCGCCCTTATCCTCTCCGGAGGCGGCGCCCGCGCTGCCTACCAGGTAGGGGTGCTCAAGGCCATAGGGCGCTGGCAGGGGCCCCACAGGGGCTTGCCTTTTCATATCCTCTCCGGCACCTCGGCCGGGGCCATCAATGCCACCGCCCTGGCAGCCTGGGCCTCTTGCCTTTGCAAGGGGGTCAAACAACTGGAAGGGGTGTGGAGCCAGTTCCACACCGGCCAGGTGTTCCACGCCGATCTCTGGCATTTGAGCAGCCATCTCACTCGCCGCCTGGCTCGCTTCTTCCAGGCCGACTACGCCCGCCAGCTCCAACCCTGCCTGCTAAACCCGGCCCCCCTGCAAAAGCTGTTGGCGGACAACATCCCCTTTGGACGCCTCGAGCACCAGTTGACCCGGGGTCGGCTGCGAGCCCTGGCCATAACCGCATCGTCTTATAGCCAGCGCACCTCGGTGAGCTTCTTTACCGCCGTCAAGGACTGTCACCCCTGGCAGCGGGCCCGGCGCATGGGGGTCAGGGCCCACCTCAACGAAGCGCACCTGATGGCCAGTACCGCCCTGCCCTTCCTGTTTCCGCCGGTGCGTATCAAGAACCAGTATTTCGCCGACGGCACCATCCACCAGCTCAGCCCCCTGAGCCCGGCCATCCACCTTGGGGCCGAGCGGATCCTGGTGATAGGGACCCAGCACCACCAGATCCCGGTGCAAAACCGCAACCCCAGCCACCCGCCAACCGTGGGGGCCATCGCCGGCCATATGCTAGACACCATCTTTACCGACGCCCTTAACGCCGACATGGAAAGGGCCTGGCGCATCAACCAGACCCTGGAGCTGGTGCCGGAGCGAAAACGCCAGCAACTGGCCTTAAGGCCCCTTAACGTCATGGTGATCCAGCCCAGCCAGGATCTGGATAAGCTGGCGGCGCGCCATTACAAGGTGCTGCCCAAGACGGTGCGCTGGCTGCTGGGCCGGGTGGGGGTAGCGGACGAAGCGGAATCCTCGCTGCTGTCCTATCTGCTCTTTGAAAGCCCCTACTGTAAAGAGCTCATCGCCCTGGGGGAGGCGGACGCCGAGGCCCAAAGGGGCGCCCTGGCACCGCACCTGGGACTGGTTTAA
- a CDS encoding proline--tRNA ligase, which translates to MRTSQYLLSTLKETPADAEVKSHQLMMRAGMVRKIAAGLYTWLPTGLRTLRKVEAIVRQEMEKAGAVEVSMPVVQPAELWQESGRWEAYGPELCRFKDRGNRDFVLGPTHEEVITALVRGEVSSYKQLPLNLFQIQTKFRDEVRPRFGVMRGREFLMKDAYSFHLDKASLEDTYQKMHQAYCNTFSRMGLDFRPVVADTGSIGGSASHEFQVLADSGEDLIAVSTGSDFAANVEMAEAMAPSAERAAPGAELALLDTPNAKTIDDLVSQFGIAIDKTVKTLIVKGASEEAPLVALLVRGDHELNEIKAEKLPQVASPFAFADEAAIRAAIGAGPGSLGPVGLKLPVIVDRSVAVMSDFAAGANVDGKHHTNVNWDRDAQFAAVADIRNVVAGDPSPCGQGTIELKRGIEVGHIFQLGTKYSEAMKATVLSEQGKATVMEMGCYGIGVSRVVAAAIEQNHDDKGIIWPDAIAPFQVVIIPMNMHKSHRVQDAAEQLYQELQAAGIEVLFDDRKERPGVMFADMELIGIPHSIIIGERGLDTNEVEYKSRRSGDKDNLPLDQVVASLKAKLQA; encoded by the coding sequence ATGCGTACCAGCCAATATCTGCTGTCCACCCTTAAGGAAACCCCAGCCGACGCTGAGGTCAAAAGCCACCAGTTGATGATGCGTGCCGGTATGGTGCGTAAAATCGCCGCCGGCCTCTACACCTGGCTGCCCACCGGCCTTCGCACCCTGAGAAAGGTCGAAGCCATAGTGCGCCAGGAAATGGAAAAAGCCGGTGCCGTGGAAGTGTCCATGCCGGTGGTCCAGCCCGCCGAGCTATGGCAGGAGTCCGGCCGCTGGGAAGCCTACGGCCCCGAGCTGTGCCGCTTCAAGGACAGGGGTAATCGCGACTTCGTACTGGGCCCGACCCACGAAGAAGTGATCACCGCCCTGGTACGCGGTGAGGTGAGCAGCTACAAACAGCTGCCCCTGAACCTGTTCCAGATCCAGACCAAGTTCCGCGACGAAGTGCGCCCCCGTTTCGGGGTGATGCGTGGCCGCGAGTTCCTGATGAAGGACGCCTATTCCTTCCATCTAGACAAGGCCAGCCTGGAAGACACCTACCAGAAGATGCACCAGGCCTACTGCAACACCTTCAGCCGTATGGGCTTGGATTTCCGTCCCGTGGTGGCCGACACCGGCTCCATCGGCGGCAGCGCTTCCCATGAGTTCCAGGTACTGGCCGACAGCGGTGAAGATCTGATTGCGGTGTCCACCGGTTCCGACTTTGCCGCCAACGTCGAGATGGCCGAGGCCATGGCCCCGAGCGCCGAGCGTGCCGCCCCCGGCGCCGAACTGGCGCTGCTGGACACCCCCAATGCCAAGACCATCGATGACCTGGTCAGCCAGTTCGGTATCGCCATCGACAAGACCGTCAAGACCCTGATCGTCAAAGGTGCCAGCGAAGAGGCCCCCCTGGTGGCCCTGCTGGTCCGTGGCGACCACGAGCTGAACGAGATCAAGGCCGAGAAGCTGCCCCAGGTGGCCAGCCCCTTCGCCTTTGCTGACGAAGCCGCCATCCGCGCCGCCATCGGTGCCGGCCCCGGCTCCCTGGGCCCGGTTGGCCTGAAACTGCCGGTGATCGTGGACCGCAGCGTGGCGGTGATGAGCGACTTTGCCGCCGGCGCCAACGTCGATGGCAAGCACCACACCAACGTCAACTGGGACCGCGATGCCCAATTTGCCGCCGTTGCCGATATCCGCAACGTGGTAGCCGGCGACCCCAGCCCCTGTGGCCAGGGCACCATCGAGCTCAAGCGCGGTATCGAAGTGGGCCATATCTTCCAACTGGGCACCAAGTATTCCGAAGCCATGAAAGCCACGGTATTGTCCGAGCAGGGCAAGGCCACCGTCATGGAAATGGGCTGCTACGGCATCGGCGTATCCCGGGTAGTGGCCGCCGCCATCGAGCAGAACCATGACGACAAGGGCATCATCTGGCCGGACGCCATCGCCCCCTTCCAGGTGGTGATCATCCCCATGAACATGCACAAGTCCCACCGGGTACAGGACGCCGCCGAGCAGCTTTATCAGGAGCTGCAGGCCGCCGGTATCGAGGTGCTGTTCGATGACCGCAAAGAGCGCCCCGGCGTCATGTTCGCCGATATGGAGCTTATCGGTATTCCCCACAGCATCATCATCGGTGAACGTGGCCTGGACACCAACGAAGTGGAGTACAAGTCCCGTCGCAGCGGCGACAAGGACAACCTGCCCCTCGACCAGGTGGTGGCCAGCCTCAAGGCCAAGCTGCAAGCTTGA
- a CDS encoding ABC transporter substrate-binding protein has product MLRLAAALALLFSFALAADPITLQLRWHHQPQFAGYYVALHKGFYKDEGLDVAIREGNANRFPVIEVQEGRAQFGVGNMEVLSFWAEGYPFVALAAIYQHSPSVLVARTDKGIKTVRDLVGHKVMFFPGGLDPEIIAMLNKAGISPEQLSRVDTSTDIQDFISGKVDAFNAYLTNEPYQLDKLGLPYLILDPRSLGMDFYSDILFTNQDYLKAHPDQVAAFRRASLRGWAYALDHPQETLDLINQHYSIGKSQGHMRFELDTARQLIMPDLVSIGHMNPRRWRLIADELAAIGQIPKVDDISTFLYQPAAPASWHWLPWLALALALSALGLLSWRWRLAQGRLQRNMARLARLEHRLEHDSITGLPTRARLCRLMDRNEQDAWLLMVHVDNLRSLNLAQGFDSGDKAFKALAERLKRECLAGDILARGDGARLLMYLPRANHPQAESFAEALSLQLGPPLGLVLSWAVLPVQPGSNATQLLAPLEEHRMGRHPGF; this is encoded by the coding sequence ATGCTGCGACTGGCCGCTGCCCTCGCCCTTCTCTTCAGCTTCGCCCTGGCCGCCGATCCCATCACCCTGCAACTGCGTTGGCACCATCAGCCTCAATTCGCCGGCTATTACGTGGCCCTGCACAAGGGGTTTTACAAGGACGAAGGGCTGGATGTAGCCATTCGCGAGGGCAATGCCAACCGCTTTCCGGTGATAGAAGTGCAGGAAGGGCGGGCCCAGTTCGGGGTCGGCAATATGGAGGTACTGAGCTTCTGGGCCGAAGGCTATCCCTTCGTGGCCCTGGCCGCCATCTACCAGCATTCCCCTTCGGTGCTGGTGGCACGCACCGACAAGGGCATCAAGACGGTGCGGGATCTGGTGGGCCACAAGGTGATGTTTTTTCCCGGCGGCCTAGACCCGGAGATCATCGCCATGCTCAACAAGGCCGGCATCAGCCCGGAGCAGCTGAGCCGGGTCGACACCTCCACCGACATCCAGGACTTTATCTCCGGCAAGGTGGACGCCTTCAACGCCTACCTGACCAACGAGCCTTACCAGTTGGACAAGCTGGGGCTCCCCTACCTGATCCTCGACCCCCGCTCCCTGGGCATGGATTTTTACTCCGACATCCTCTTTACCAACCAGGACTACCTCAAGGCCCACCCGGACCAGGTGGCCGCCTTTCGCCGTGCCTCTTTGAGGGGCTGGGCCTACGCCCTGGACCACCCCCAGGAAACCCTGGATCTCATCAACCAGCACTACAGCATCGGCAAGTCCCAGGGCCATATGCGCTTCGAATTGGACACTGCCCGCCAATTGATCATGCCGGACCTGGTGAGCATTGGGCACATGAACCCCAGGCGTTGGCGGCTGATCGCCGATGAACTGGCCGCAATTGGCCAAATCCCCAAGGTCGACGACATCAGCACCTTCCTCTACCAGCCGGCCGCCCCGGCCAGTTGGCACTGGTTGCCCTGGCTGGCCCTGGCACTGGCCCTTAGCGCCCTTGGGCTCTTGTCCTGGCGCTGGCGCCTGGCCCAGGGCCGGCTGCAGCGCAACATGGCCCGCCTGGCCCGCCTGGAACACCGCCTGGAGCATGACTCCATCACCGGCCTGCCCACCCGGGCCCGCCTGTGCCGGCTGATGGACAGGAACGAACAGGACGCCTGGCTGCTGATGGTGCACGTGGATAACCTGCGTTCCTTGAACCTGGCCCAGGGCTTTGACAGCGGCGACAAGGCCTTCAAGGCCCTGGCCGAGCGCCTCAAGCGCGAGTGCCTGGCCGGAGACATCCTGGCCAGGGGCGACGGTGCCCGGCTGCTGATGTACCTGCCAAGGGCCAACCACCCGCAAGCCGAAAGCTTTGCCGAAGCCCTTAGCCTACAGCTGGGGCCGCCGCTTGGGCTGGTATTGTCCTGGGCGGTATTGCCGGTGCAACCGGGCAGCAACGCCACCCAACTGCTGGCGCCACTGGAAGAGCACAGAATGGGCCGCCACCCGGGCTTCTAG
- the tsaA gene encoding tRNA (N6-threonylcarbamoyladenosine(37)-N6)-methyltransferase TrmO, with the protein MGAFSFEAIGHIASPYAEKFAVPRQPGLVASAEASLVLEAPYRGEALRGIEAFSHLWLVFVFHEHLERGWQPLVRPPRLGGNAKTGVFASRSTFRPNPIGLSVVELKAVDAQAGVLTLGGLDLVDGTPILDIKPYLPYADALADAKGGYAPEAPKVLAVSWTPEALAALAQAGKEELQDFISDVLAQDPRPAYRKGQADDKAYGVKLSGLNVRFQVKDDQVQVLDIQGFTQ; encoded by the coding sequence ATGGGCGCCTTTTCATTCGAGGCCATAGGCCATATCGCCAGCCCCTACGCCGAGAAATTCGCCGTGCCCCGCCAGCCTGGGCTGGTCGCCTCAGCAGAGGCGTCCCTGGTGCTGGAAGCCCCCTACCGGGGTGAGGCCCTGCGCGGCATCGAGGCCTTCTCCCATCTGTGGTTGGTATTCGTGTTCCACGAACACCTGGAGCGGGGCTGGCAGCCCCTGGTGCGGCCACCGCGCCTGGGGGGCAACGCCAAGACCGGGGTTTTTGCCAGCCGCTCCACCTTCAGGCCCAACCCCATAGGGCTGTCGGTGGTGGAACTTAAAGCCGTGGATGCCCAGGCCGGGGTGCTGACCCTGGGGGGGCTGGACCTGGTGGACGGCACCCCCATCCTCGACATCAAGCCCTATCTGCCCTACGCCGACGCCCTGGCCGACGCCAAGGGCGGTTATGCACCCGAGGCGCCCAAGGTATTGGCGGTAAGCTGGACCCCAGAGGCCCTTGCCGCCCTGGCCCAGGCCGGCAAGGAAGAATTGCAGGACTTTATCAGCGACGTACTGGCCCAGGACCCCAGGCCGGCCTACCGCAAGGGCCAAGCCGACGACAAGGCCTACGGGGTCAAGCTCTCTGGCCTCAATGTGCGTTTTCAGGTCAAAGACGATCAGGTGCAAGTCTTGGATATCCAAGGCTTTACTCAGTGA
- the rcsF gene encoding Rcs stress response system protein RcsF, whose translation MNKGLSQPLLLALLLGGCATDYQVNTNLDQSRIEGYFAPGQVQVLSSDALAGQPYRVLGMVSGEACQEAANERPAQIGDARTDARAKAAALGANAIVVRQCLTLGGEDAAPGCLTQAICQAQAIKMEAP comes from the coding sequence ATGAACAAAGGCCTGTCGCAGCCGCTGCTGCTGGCCCTGCTGCTCGGCGGCTGCGCCACCGACTACCAGGTCAACACTAACCTCGACCAATCCCGTATCGAAGGTTACTTCGCCCCGGGCCAGGTTCAGGTGCTGAGCAGTGACGCCCTGGCAGGCCAGCCTTACCGGGTACTGGGCATGGTCAGCGGTGAAGCCTGCCAGGAGGCAGCCAACGAGCGGCCGGCGCAAATCGGCGACGCCCGCACCGACGCCCGTGCCAAGGCGGCTGCCCTTGGGGCCAACGCCATAGTGGTTCGCCAATGCCTGACCCTGGGCGGGGAGGACGCCGCCCCCGGCTGCCTCACCCAGGCCATTTGCCAGGCTCAGGCCATCAAAATGGAGGCGCCCTGA
- a CDS encoding amidohydrolase family protein, whose product MRSLIAALLLVAQPALANDMLPGKPQSAPVLIKGATVHSVQNGALANTDLLFEKGLITAIGADLKAPVGTQVIDASGKHLYPGMIGLSTYLGLSEIEAVRSTNDVEEVGTFTPEVAAETAFNADSELLPTVRSNGVALVEVAPQGGLVAGRSAVMRLDGWNRRDMMAREDTGMHLYWPEVGDEQAREKLENYFADAEAYRQRRSDSEQQLLDANLEAMTGVMEKRIPLFIHADGGAAIHQILRFGDRFGLKWTLVGGRGAETYAKDLARRQVAVVVTSPQGLPSSDDAPYDEAFALAGILDKAGVEVAIALPSSWSSRDLPFAVGQAMAWGLDPQKALASVTQVPANLLGIGKQYGDLAVGRSATLLLTDHPLFDYGGVSVKALYIDGAAVDLDNRQKRLYRKYQQKGQ is encoded by the coding sequence ATGCGTTCATTGATAGCTGCCCTGTTGCTTGTTGCCCAGCCGGCCCTGGCCAACGACATGCTGCCCGGCAAGCCCCAAAGCGCCCCTGTCCTGATCAAGGGTGCCACGGTGCACAGCGTCCAAAACGGCGCCCTGGCCAACACTGATCTGCTCTTTGAAAAAGGCCTTATCACCGCCATTGGCGCCGATCTCAAGGCCCCGGTCGGTACCCAGGTAATAGACGCCAGCGGCAAGCACCTCTACCCCGGCATGATAGGCCTGTCCACCTACTTGGGCCTGTCGGAAATCGAAGCGGTGCGCTCTACCAACGACGTGGAAGAAGTGGGCACCTTTACCCCGGAAGTGGCAGCCGAGACCGCCTTTAACGCCGACTCCGAGCTGCTGCCGACGGTGCGCTCCAACGGTGTAGCCCTGGTGGAAGTGGCCCCCCAGGGCGGCTTGGTGGCCGGCCGCTCTGCCGTCATGCGCCTGGACGGCTGGAACCGCCGGGACATGATGGCCCGTGAAGACACCGGCATGCACCTCTACTGGCCAGAGGTGGGCGACGAACAGGCCCGCGAAAAGTTGGAAAACTACTTCGCCGACGCCGAAGCCTATCGCCAGCGCCGTTCCGACAGTGAACAGCAGCTGCTGGACGCCAACCTGGAAGCCATGACCGGGGTGATGGAAAAACGCATCCCCCTCTTTATCCATGCCGATGGCGGCGCCGCCATCCACCAGATCCTGCGCTTTGGTGACCGTTTCGGCCTCAAGTGGACCCTGGTGGGCGGCCGTGGCGCCGAAACCTACGCCAAGGACCTGGCCCGCCGCCAGGTGGCTGTGGTGGTGACCAGCCCCCAAGGCTTGCCGTCCAGTGACGATGCCCCCTACGACGAGGCCTTTGCCCTGGCCGGCATCCTCGACAAGGCCGGGGTAGAAGTGGCCATCGCCCTGCCCAGCTCCTGGTCGTCCCGGGACCTGCCCTTTGCCGTAGGCCAGGCCATGGCCTGGGGCCTGGACCCGCAAAAGGCCTTGGCCTCGGTGACCCAGGTGCCGGCGAACCTGTTGGGTATCGGCAAGCAGTACGGCGACCTGGCGGTAGGCCGCAGCGCCACCCTGCTGCTCACCGACCATCCCCTGTTCGATTACGGCGGGGTCAGCGTCAAGGCGCTTTATATCGACGGCGCGGCCGTGGATCTGGATAATCGCCAAAAACGCCTGTACCGCAAGTACCAACAGAAAGGACAGTAA